CACGCTTTCTCCGATTCTCTCCCTGGTCTATTCAAGGCGTCTTTACCAGGTCTTCCCCGCCCTCTATCGATTTGTCGACAGACCTGTCCCATTCGGTCTTGATGGATACTAGCAACCTCTGGTCCCGCCGCACAAAGTAAGTTGCACATTCACCTACAATATGGAGTTCTCACCAACACCTTGTTAGCACCGGCAAGCTTTCCCTCTCAACACCCGGACAAGGGTCCAGTGGTGACTCCTTCAATCGCAATGCCTCATTCCCCAAGCGCCAAGGTGGCGATACTCCTTCGTCGACTAAACCGAACCCTTTCAACACCACACCTGGAGGTCTAGTGTCGCCCACGAGCGGTGCCTCCAGTGCCTTTGGCCTAGGCTCTGGAGCATTTGCTTCGTTTGGGTCGGCTAAAACCCCGAAGAATTCAGCCAACCCTTTCGATACTGCCATGGCATCAGCGGTAGTCAAGTCTGGTACGAAGGACCCATCTAAGAATGCGGGCAAGGGAGCTGGCATGACTGCGATTTCTGAGAACAACCAGTCTGGGGTATCCACGGCAAATCCTTCGCATGCGTTAGTTGATTCATGGACATTTTGGTACCGACCCCCGATCTCGAAGGCACACGGCTTCATCGAATATGAGAAGACGCTACACGAGATCGCAACTGTACGGACTGGGGAAGAATTCTGGGAGATCTATCGTCACCTGAAACGTCCCTCTACACTCCCCGTTGTCTCTGATTTTCACCTTTTCAAGAAAGGCATTCGCCC
This genomic stretch from Fusarium oxysporum f. sp. lycopersici 4287 chromosome 5, whole genome shotgun sequence harbors:
- a CDS encoding translation initiation factor 4E; its protein translation is MDTSNLWSRRTNTGKLSLSTPGQGSSGDSFNRNASFPKRQGGDTPSSTKPNPFNTTPGGLVSPTSGASSAFGLGSGAFASFGSAKTPKNSANPFDTAMASAVVKSGTKDPSKNAGKGAGMTAISENNQSGVSTANPSHALVDSWTFWYRPPISKAHGFIEYEKTLHEIATVRTGEEFWEIYRHLKRPSTLPVVSDFHLFKKGIRPIWEDDVNKKGGKWVVRMKKGVADRYWEDLILSLIGDQFADAGDDVCGAVLSVRNGEDILSIWTRTDGGRVIKIRETMKHVLNFPASTRIEFKSHDSSIQQRTAIEEQRREKAGQHHHHDKRHTGGPSKQAAEQSHP